The genome window AGAAAAACTGGCTGGCCCTTATACATTTCGTCTCCTGCGATTGAAGCCCTTTGTGTTGCCAGGTGAATACGGATCTGGTGCATTCGACCAGTAACAGGGCGACATTCCACTAATGTGTAATGTTTAAAATACTTTAGCGACTGGAACCAAGTTTCAGCTCTTTTGCCGTCCTGCCTGCTTATAGTTACATTGCCTTTGCCAACGTTTAATATGGGCAAGTCAATCAGCAAGTTTTCAAACACATGTGTACCGTCAATAATGGCGTGGTAAACCTTTTTTACTTGCCGCTTTTCAAACTGCATTGATACATTACGGTACGCCTCGGGATTCTTAGCTATAATTAAAGCCCCAGAGGTTTCTTTATCCAACCGGTGACATATCTGTGCATCTTCCGAATATTGTTTAGCGAGACGCAGCATATTAACTTCGCCACCTTCACGCTCATCCAGAGAGCTTATAAAGGGCGGCTTATTAACCACTATTATATCATCATCTTCAAATAATATCAGGTCAGCAAATTTTGGAAACTTCATAGCCCGCAAAAATACGGTTTAAGAATGAAATTAATCTAACAAAGCAAATGGGTAAATTGCTATTGTAATGTTTTGTTAAGGGGGTTATTATACCCAACAAAATTTTCTTACTTTTTTATCTAAGCGCCTTAATCCTACCGAATTACTAAACAACCGAAACATCTTTATTATCAAGCTCTTCGTATTCGGAGTTCTTACTGATAAATTCGGGAACAATTTCTTTCATCTTGTTTACCACGCCCATCGCGTCGTTTTGCTTATTTAATGCAATTAACTCGCTGATATCGCTGTTTACTTGATCATAAGAATAGTCTATGACCTGCGAGATCTTTATTTTCTCGTGGTAGGTTGGCATGGTGTTCTCACCATCATTTAGTAATTCTTCGTATAGCTTCTCGCCTGGCCTTAATCCTGAGTACACAATTTTAATGTCCCTTTCAGGCTGGAAGCCGGCAAGCTTTATCATCTTCAAAGCGAGGTCTGTAATTTTTACCGGGTCGCCCATATCGAAGATAAATATTTCCCCACCGGTGCCCATAGTTCCCGCTTCCAACACCAAATGCACAGCTTCAGGTATCGTCATAAAATAACGTGTAATCTCGGGATGAGTTACCGTTATCGGCCCGCCCTTTTGGATTTGGGCCTTAAATCGCGGAATTACTGAGCCGTTTGATCCCAGTACATTGCCAAATCTTGTGGTGATAAAACGGGTATGTCCGTTATTGTCCGGATCATTTTTAAGCGACTGGATGTAAATTTCAGCAATACGCTTTGTTGCGCCCATAACGTTTGATGGATTAACAGCTTTATCGGTGGAAATCATGACAAATTTATCAACTCCAAACGCGATAGAAAGATCAGCGACATACTTGGTGCCAATTACATTGGTCAATACCCCTTCTGTCGGATTCTCTTCAATCATAGGTACATGCTTGTACGCGGCGGCATGAAATACTACTTCGGGCTTATAGTCAACAAACAGCTTCCGCATACGTGCATAATTTCTGATGTCAGCTATAAATATTTTTATCGGCACATCGGGGAAATTTTCCTCTACCAAAAGCCGAAGCTCGTGCAAAGGCGACTCAGCCTGATCACATAAAATGATAGCACCTGGCTTATAGCTTAAAACCTGCTGTACTATTTCAGAACCAATTGACCCTGCAGCACCGGTTACTAAAACCCTCCTGCCTTGTAAGTCTTCGGAAATTTTTGTAGTATCAATTTGAATTGGCTTGCGCTGCAGCAGGTCTTCAATTTTCAAGTCCTTTATCTGCTGCATATTAAGCTTTCCGTAAATCCACTGGTCAGATGGCGGCACAGTGAGCACCTGAATGCCAAGTGCGAGGCATTTCTCAAGTGCGATTTTTTTGGCCTCTTCATCAAGATGATGATTCATTATTATAAGCTTATTCACTTTACGTTTTGCTATCAACTTATCAAGCTTATCAATATCATATACCTTAAGCTGCTGAATTTCTTTATTGATTTTATTAGGATCATCATCAACAAAGCCTATCACAGAAAAATTAGTTTTTACGCTACTCTCCAATGCCTGTTTTACTAGAACCGCGCTTGTATCTGATCCATAAATAAGTACCACGGTTTTAGTTGTATTTGAATAGTTATTTATAAAATAATAAGCGCTCTTTACCGCTGTACGCAATAAAATCAATAATGTGCTGGACACTGAAAAGTTTACAAGCATTATCATGTTTATGGTAACACTACTAACGGGCCAGCGCGGTAAAATCCAAAAATTTACTACAAGCAAATAAACCAGGGAACACAAAAATACAGCACTAAAAATTCGTAACACATCCCGGGTATTTGAATAACGTATAAGCCCTGTATGAATCCTCATTAAATACATTATGGCCAAAGAAAGCACACAGTACAAATCGGTATATATAAAAAAGTACCCCCTTAATATATTTATGAACTCAAAACGATATACGATGAAGTACGATGTAGAAAATGAAACAGCAACAATTAGGAAATCTAATATCACTATAACCCAGCGCGGAACCACTTTATTAAATAGTAAATACTTTTTCATATGACTGTTATTTAGCTAAATAATTAAACTCTATCTTTTTATAAAAATACGAAATATATAAGATTTTTGCTAATTTTTTTTAAAACCCATCAACAACTGATTGATTTATTATGAAAAACTCATTCCGAGCTAATTACTTACGATATCATAACATCAAAATACCCGGCAAATATTAATTATTAAAAATAATATCTTATCGTTAATTATATTTTATATTTATTTGTTCAAATTATTTCGATAAAGTGAGCCTCCCATTTGCAGAAAGTGGCATATGCAGAAATTCTAAAAACTTAATTTAACAAAATATATTTTTAGATCTTATTACTTCTTTGCGCCTCAATTTGCTTACCAGAATTTCCGCACCTTAACTAAAATACTGCTTTATCTTTTTATAAATGCGCAATGGCCAAAAATAAATAGGAGGCGAGATGCCATTAATTTTCCATGAAATAGTTATCTCTTTATTCCCCTGCATAATATTTTTGATACTTTTGGTACTCTCTCCGCCCATTTGCATGTTTACTATAAATTTATTAAAATGGTATGATTTATAATTATTTATCCGCAATGCCCTCAACATGAACTCATAGTCTGATGTGATTTTAAAATCAGATTGGTACGTTCCGATTTTATTATAAACTTCCTTTTTTACAAATAGAGATGGATGTGGAGCTACCTCCCCATGCTCAAAAAAGCCTTCATAATAAGGCTTAGTTACCCAGGTACGAATAGCTTTATTGGGGTTGTTTTTAAAGAATGTGATATTACCATAAAGTAACTGAATATCTCTTTTAACAAATTGCCCGACAATTTCAGATATGATTGTGTCAGAAGTATAAATATCATCAGAATTGAGGATTCCGATGATTTCACCGCTTGCCAATTCAATCCCTTTATTCATGGCATCATATATCCCTTTATCAGGTTCAGAAATAACCTTGGTTATGTTCTTCCGATATTTTTTTATAATTTCCAGTGTTCCATCTTTTGAATTGCCATCAATTATAATATATTCTATTGGAGTGTAGTCTTGCAGTAGTACCGACTTTATGGTCCGCTCAATAGTAGCTTCGCTATTATAACATACAGTGATTATTGAAATAGATGTTGTTTTGTGATTCAAATTATTGTCGGATTTATTTATATCCTTCATCCGCTTATATATTAAGACTGTAAAAATTGTTTTTTAAATAAATGATTATCGTGCTCATCATTTAGTCCCTCATGCGAAATAACGAAAATAAGGACGTAGGGAATAACATTAAAATGCAAATCTTATCTCAAAATGCATTCAAAAACTCATTGGCAAATTTTTCAATTCTTTCGTGGTAGTTGTCAAAAACAGGCTTTAACTCGCTTTTGTTTTGCAAAAACATAACAATTTTTTCTGACAACTCTTCTACCGAATCCGGATTAAAATAAAATGCATTTTCTCCCAACTGCTCCAAGTGCACTTCAATATTTGAACATATGATTTGCTTTTGAAGCGTTTTTGCATCTTCGATAATTGTACTCCATCCTTCAAATTTACTTGGCTGGATAATAGCAAGGGCGTTTTTGAGTAACCCTAATTGATCCTCTCTTGGAATTACACCTAATATTTTAGCATGTGAAGCTATATCATTGCTGGCTATATAGTCGGTTAAACTACTATAAAACAACGGATTACGATAATCATCTGTCTTCCCGGTAAAAAAAACCGTAAAGATCATTCCTAATTTCTTTAACTCAACTATCGCTTTAAGAACGATGATATGATTTTTGTGCGCGTAAAATTGATTGGAAACCAGAAAATATGGGGTAGTTATGTCGTATTTTTTTTTTAAGATATCGAAATCAGTCAGCCCAAAATCCTTTATCATCGAAACGAATGGCATTACATTTACCTTGATTTTACTATTGTCAACGCTATAGAATTTTTTTAAATGGCTATATGCATCTTCGCTTGATAATATTAGTGCATTAGATTTATCAATAATCTGCTTGAACCGCGTTTCGCGTAGAAAAAGATTTTTCCTTGAGAAAAAGCGCGGATAAAATTTATGCTGAAAATCAGGAATCCAGGATACTACTTTACACTCCGATTCATTTGATCTAACCGGTATATCCATTAAAGGGAAAATACCATCTAACTTATGGAATTTTGTTATTGATTCAACAAATAAATTTTTCCGTAAGAAAAATGAAAGTAAAAATTTACTCTTTTTATTTTTATTGTAATCGACTTCTTTATAAACCAAAAATTCATATTGAAACAGATCAAGAAATTTTTTACAATTATCAGCGTATAACAATATTATTTGGGGTCTCTTATCTTCCGATAAATACCCTATAGCTTTAACAATACTTAATAGATAATAAACAACACCAATATCATTCGAAACTAATAAAATCCCTATTTGCTTTTTTCCTTTTCTATCCATTTAAAATATCTCTTAAGCCCGGACTCAAGGGGTGTTGCCGGAATAAAACCTAATGACGCCAATTTGCCTATGTCTGCTTTCCAAAATAATGGATCGCCGTGTTTTTGAATTCCATTAAATTTTACTTGTAGCGATGGATTAATGATGTTTAAAAAAGTAGAAGCTACCGTTTCCACAGATGTTTCGCTACCTGAGCCCAAGTTAAACACGTCGCCATTAAATAAACCTTTATTTATCACCAAATTAATTGCATCTAATAAATCTTCTATAAAAATAAAATCTCTGGTTTCATTTCCTTTACCAAAAAGGTTTACATAACCATCTTTACTTTCAATAGCTTTTTGGTATATATCCCAAAGCAATTGTTTTTTTATCCCCGGCCCGTAAGCGGAAAAAATACGGAAAGAGCATGTTGCAATTCCATAAATTTGGTGAAACTCATTTACTACCTGCTCAGTGAGCATTTTATGAAAACCATAAGGCGAAAGTGGCTTCAAATCAGCTCTTTCTGTAAGCGGTAACTTTTCTGCATTACCATAAACGGCCGCACTTGAAAGGTTAATAAGCTTGCATTCGGGGTTGTAGAGCCTTATTGCATTCACCAGTGCGTAAACATTTGTTACGTTCATCCGAAAGTCATCCTGCGGATGTTCCATTGAGAAACCCACTCCTGGTGATCCTGATGCATTAATACAGATATCAAATTGCCGTAACTTAAAAATATTGTTGTAGTCAGGGAAAAAGCGTTCAACCTGGAAATAATTAGGATCATCAACATTTTCTGACACACCGCAGCCCCAGGTTTGATTCCCATTTTCATTGAAATATCTGCACGCGTTTGAACCGATAAAACCTTGGGAACCAATAACAATTATTTTCATTCAATATGTTTATCAAGTTTTCATATAAATATGAAATTCGCAGGCACGAATAACAATTAGTTCAATAATAACAAAAATAAAGCAAAAATCAATAATATTTTGCATTTATTATATCAACTTATATAAACAACCCGAAAAAAATATTGTCTATATAAGCTGACATGAATTTCAATTCTGATGAATTACTGATTTTTCCTTTTCATTAATCTCAACATGCCGCTGGTATATTTGGTAACTAATGCATCATGATAGCTGTCAAAATCCTGACCACCCGTTACGCTCATCTCATCAAGCAGTGGTTTTGATTTCTTTTTAAAATAATAGCTATCTACACTCCAGCAAACCAGCCCTGAAACTTTTTTACCATTGTAATTAACTGATAATATCGAATTT of Mucilaginibacter xinganensis contains these proteins:
- a CDS encoding polysaccharide biosynthesis protein, with the protein product MKKYLLFNKVVPRWVIVILDFLIVAVSFSTSYFIVYRFEFINILRGYFFIYTDLYCVLSLAIMYLMRIHTGLIRYSNTRDVLRIFSAVFLCSLVYLLVVNFWILPRWPVSSVTINMIMLVNFSVSSTLLILLRTAVKSAYYFINNYSNTTKTVVLIYGSDTSAVLVKQALESSVKTNFSVIGFVDDDPNKINKEIQQLKVYDIDKLDKLIAKRKVNKLIIMNHHLDEEAKKIALEKCLALGIQVLTVPPSDQWIYGKLNMQQIKDLKIEDLLQRKPIQIDTTKISEDLQGRRVLVTGAAGSIGSEIVQQVLSYKPGAIILCDQAESPLHELRLLVEENFPDVPIKIFIADIRNYARMRKLFVDYKPEVVFHAAAYKHVPMIEENPTEGVLTNVIGTKYVADLSIAFGVDKFVMISTDKAVNPSNVMGATKRIAEIYIQSLKNDPDNNGHTRFITTRFGNVLGSNGSVIPRFKAQIQKGGPITVTHPEITRYFMTIPEAVHLVLEAGTMGTGGEIFIFDMGDPVKITDLALKMIKLAGFQPERDIKIVYSGLRPGEKLYEELLNDGENTMPTYHEKIKISQVIDYSYDQVNSDISELIALNKQNDAMGVVNKMKEIVPEFISKNSEYEELDNKDVSVV
- a CDS encoding RluA family pseudouridine synthase is translated as MKFPKFADLILFEDDDIIVVNKPPFISSLDEREGGEVNMLRLAKQYSEDAQICHRLDKETSGALIIAKNPEAYRNVSMQFEKRQVKKVYHAIIDGTHVFENLLIDLPILNVGKGNVTISRQDGKRAETWFQSLKYFKHYTLVECRPVTGRMHQIRIHLATQRASIAGDEMYKGQPVFLSKIKRKYHLGKDQEEHPIMKRFALHAYEVSFKLVEGKDITIHAPYPKDFETLLKQLEKFDS
- a CDS encoding NAD-dependent epimerase/dehydratase family protein — protein: MKIIVIGSQGFIGSNACRYFNENGNQTWGCGVSENVDDPNYFQVERFFPDYNNIFKLRQFDICINASGSPGVGFSMEHPQDDFRMNVTNVYALVNAIRLYNPECKLINLSSAAVYGNAEKLPLTERADLKPLSPYGFHKMLTEQVVNEFHQIYGIATCSFRIFSAYGPGIKKQLLWDIYQKAIESKDGYVNLFGKGNETRDFIFIEDLLDAINLVINKGLFNGDVFNLGSGSETSVETVASTFLNIINPSLQVKFNGIQKHGDPLFWKADIGKLASLGFIPATPLESGLKRYFKWIEKEKSK
- a CDS encoding glycosyltransferase family 2 protein, with translation MKDINKSDNNLNHKTTSISIITVCYNSEATIERTIKSVLLQDYTPIEYIIIDGNSKDGTLEIIKKYRKNITKVISEPDKGIYDAMNKGIELASGEIIGILNSDDIYTSDTIISEIVGQFVKRDIQLLYGNITFFKNNPNKAIRTWVTKPYYEGFFEHGEVAPHPSLFVKKEVYNKIGTYQSDFKITSDYEFMLRALRINNYKSYHFNKFIVNMQMGGESTKSIKNIMQGNKEITISWKINGISPPIYFWPLRIYKKIKQYFS
- a CDS encoding glycosyltransferase family 4 protein, translating into MDRKGKKQIGILLVSNDIGVVYYLLSIVKAIGYLSEDKRPQIILLYADNCKKFLDLFQYEFLVYKEVDYNKNKKSKFLLSFFLRKNLFVESITKFHKLDGIFPLMDIPVRSNESECKVVSWIPDFQHKFYPRFFSRKNLFLRETRFKQIIDKSNALILSSEDAYSHLKKFYSVDNSKIKVNVMPFVSMIKDFGLTDFDILKKKYDITTPYFLVSNQFYAHKNHIIVLKAIVELKKLGMIFTVFFTGKTDDYRNPLFYSSLTDYIASNDIASHAKILGVIPREDQLGLLKNALAIIQPSKFEGWSTIIEDAKTLQKQIICSNIEVHLEQLGENAFYFNPDSVEELSEKIVMFLQNKSELKPVFDNYHERIEKFANEFLNAF